A DNA window from Bacillus solimangrovi contains the following coding sequences:
- the dnaN gene encoding DNA polymerase III subunit beta — protein MKFVIQREQLVQAVQDVMKAVSSKTTIPILTGIKINVTEDGVTLTGSNSDISIETFIPKEDEENEYATIYNCGSIVLQAKFFSEIIKKLPEDTVEIEVGEQYNTRINSGHAQFHLNGLDPEEYPRLPEINEKHAIKVPTDLLKHMIRQTVFAVSTQETRPILTGVNWRIENDQLICVATDSHRLALRSTPLEMKDLLPDELKNVVIPGKSLNELSKIIDDNHEPIDIVITENQILFKTKYLLFFSRLLDGNYPDTSRLIPEESKTEVIVNVKEFLQSIDRASLLAREGKNNVVKLTTLSDGRLEITSNTPEIGKVTEHVYTNSIQGDELKISFSAKYMMDALKAIEGSEIKISFTGAMRPFLIRIPEDDTILQLILPVRTY, from the coding sequence ATGAAATTTGTCATTCAACGTGAGCAATTAGTTCAAGCTGTTCAAGATGTTATGAAAGCTGTTTCATCTAAAACAACGATCCCAATTCTAACGGGTATTAAAATTAATGTAACTGAAGATGGCGTAACATTAACGGGAAGTAATTCAGATATTTCAATAGAAACATTTATTCCTAAAGAAGATGAAGAAAATGAATATGCGACTATATATAATTGCGGTAGCATTGTTCTTCAAGCAAAATTCTTTAGTGAAATCATTAAGAAACTACCTGAAGACACGGTTGAAATTGAAGTAGGTGAACAATATAATACTCGAATTAATTCAGGCCATGCTCAATTTCACTTAAATGGATTAGATCCAGAAGAATACCCGCGCTTACCTGAAATAAATGAGAAGCATGCAATTAAAGTCCCGACCGATTTATTAAAACATATGATTCGACAAACTGTTTTTGCTGTGTCTACTCAAGAAACACGTCCAATCTTAACAGGTGTAAACTGGCGTATTGAAAATGATCAACTTATCTGTGTTGCAACAGATAGCCATCGCTTAGCATTGAGAAGTACACCACTAGAAATGAAAGACTTATTACCAGATGAATTGAAAAATGTGGTAATCCCGGGGAAAAGTTTAAATGAATTAAGCAAGATTATTGATGATAATCATGAACCGATTGATATTGTTATTACTGAAAATCAAATATTATTTAAAACGAAATACTTATTGTTTTTCTCTCGATTACTTGATGGAAATTATCCAGATACGTCTCGATTGATTCCAGAAGAAAGTAAAACAGAGGTAATTGTAAATGTGAAAGAATTTTTACAATCTATTGATCGAGCTTCTCTATTAGCAAGAGAAGGTAAAAATAACGTCGTTAAGTTAACAACACTTTCAGACGGACGTCTTGAAATCACATCAAATACACCTGAAATTGGTAAAGTAACGGAGCATGTATACACGAATTCAATTCAAGGAGATGAATTGAAAATCTCCTTCAGTGCAAAATATATGATGGATGCACTAAAAGCAATTGAAGGTAGTGAAATTAAAATAAGTTTTACAGGAGCAATGCGTCCTTTTTTAATTCGCATACCTGAAGACGATACAATTCTTCAACTAATTTTACCTGTAAGGACGTATTGA
- the yaaA gene encoding S4 domain-containing protein YaaA, which produces MMEEITIDTEYITLGQFLKLAGVIDTGGMAKIFLSEYEVYINQEQDQRRGRKVYPGDEIEIPDVGNFRVVS; this is translated from the coding sequence ATGATGGAAGAAATTACAATTGATACAGAATATATTACACTTGGACAATTCTTAAAATTAGCGGGTGTAATTGATACTGGTGGTATGGCCAAAATTTTCTTGAGTGAATATGAAGTGTATATTAACCAAGAGCAAGATCAACGAAGAGGACGGAAAGTATATCCTGGCGATGAAATAGAAATTCCGGATGTCGGGAATTTTCGTGTTGTTTCATAG
- the recF gene encoding DNA replication/repair protein RecF (All proteins in this family for which functions are known are DNA-binding proteins that assist the filamentation of RecA onto DNA for the initiation of recombination or recombinational repair.): MYIKELTLKNYRNYESCHVEFSNKVNVILGENAQGKTNLMEAIYVLAIAKSHRTSKDKELIFWDKEYAKIDGRAEKRNSSVSLQLVISNKGKKAKVNSLEQKKLSSYIGTINIVMFAPEDLNLVKGSPQTRRRFIDMEIGQVMPVYMHHLSLYQKILHQRNHLLKQLQRRERFDKEILSVMTEQFVQQCAEISKRRFQFLKLLQKWAEPIHHGISRGLEKLEIKYKPSVDVSQEMDLSKMIEVYEEKFDKIKDKEIERGVTLAGPHRDDMAFFVNGRDVQVYGSQGQQRTTALSLKLAEIELIKQESGEYPILLLDDVLSELDDFRQSHLLNTIQGKVQTFVSTTSVDGIDHQTLKEADTFEVVNGQISKLK, from the coding sequence TTGTATATCAAAGAGCTTACACTAAAGAACTATCGTAATTATGAAAGTTGTCATGTCGAATTCTCCAATAAAGTAAACGTCATACTTGGTGAGAATGCTCAAGGCAAAACCAATTTGATGGAAGCTATCTATGTATTAGCAATTGCGAAATCCCACCGTACTTCAAAGGATAAGGAATTAATATTTTGGGATAAAGAATATGCTAAAATAGATGGTAGAGCAGAGAAAAGAAATAGTAGCGTTTCTTTGCAATTAGTTATTTCAAATAAAGGTAAAAAAGCAAAAGTAAACTCACTAGAGCAAAAAAAATTGAGCAGTTACATCGGCACGATTAATATTGTTATGTTTGCACCAGAGGATCTTAATCTCGTTAAGGGAAGCCCCCAAACACGCAGAAGATTTATAGATATGGAAATAGGACAAGTAATGCCAGTGTATATGCATCATTTAAGTCTTTATCAAAAAATTCTTCATCAACGTAATCATCTATTAAAACAACTTCAAAGACGTGAACGATTTGACAAAGAGATACTTTCTGTTATGACAGAACAGTTTGTACAACAATGTGCTGAGATTTCAAAGCGTCGTTTTCAATTTTTGAAATTGCTTCAAAAATGGGCTGAACCTATTCATCATGGCATTAGTAGAGGGCTTGAAAAGCTAGAAATTAAATATAAGCCTTCTGTCGATGTATCACAAGAGATGGATTTGTCGAAAATGATAGAAGTATATGAAGAAAAATTTGATAAAATAAAAGATAAGGAAATTGAACGTGGTGTAACACTAGCAGGTCCACATCGTGATGATATGGCGTTTTTTGTTAATGGACGAGATGTACAAGTATATGGTTCACAAGGTCAACAGCGAACAACAGCACTATCGTTGAAATTAGCTGAAATTGAATTAATAAAACAAGAATCTGGAGAATATCCTATCTTGTTGTTAGATGATGTACTATCTGAACTTGATGATTTTCGTCAATCTCATCTTTTAAATACAATTCAAGGGAAAGTTCAAACGTTTGTTTCTACGACAAGTGTAGATGGTATTGACCACCAAACACTTAAGGAAGCAGACACCTTTGAAGTAGTAAATGGGCAAATCTCGAAATTGAAATGA